A stretch of Oryza brachyantha chromosome 4, ObraRS2, whole genome shotgun sequence DNA encodes these proteins:
- the LOC102702087 gene encoding tau-cadinol synthase-like, giving the protein MVKIAWRPLVRVSQDLASNGAAPEKALGFEGSVWGDFFIHHTPPPLQRSQEWMRQRANKLKENIRTMFWNSDDVVERMNLVDAIQRLGIGHLFDDEISCTLSDIHKSEFTSSSLHEVALWFRLLREHGLWVSSDAFNRFKGDDGRFISELANEPRGLLSLYNAAYLLTHDEPELEEAISFSRHHLKSMMQENSLKLPLVDQVKRALHFPLPRAYKRAEALCYFLEYEQEEAHIPILLDLAKLDFNLLQGVHLKELKAISEWWKDPYGYIGLSYLRDRMVENYTWTYMMFYEEGLSVTRIICAKMFALITIMDDTYDAHATIQECRKLNEAIQRWDESAIPLLPQYLKKFYIKLLNNFKDFENQVSVNEKDRVVYAKKEFQKLSHYYLQEAEWLHQNHVPSFQEQVALSTKTSGVQPICVSTTIGRGDAVTKEAFEWASSGTAIIACAKILRFINDIAAFKRGKNKGDISSSVECYMTKNQVTSEVAFSKLYSLIEDEWRTLNQARYEHHELLPVVQRVVNFAVPIMFFYDERKDAYTFSSYLHEIVRSLFVNPVSM; this is encoded by the exons ATGGTGAAGATCGCTTGGAGGCCGTTGGTCCGGGTGTCCCAGGACCTTGCTTCCAACGGTGCTGCTCCTGAGAAGGCTCTCGGTTTTGAGGGCTCGGTTTGGGGAGACTTTTTTATCCATCACACACCACCAC CATTGCAGAGATCACAGGAATGGATGAGACAGAGGGCCAAtaagctgaaagaaaataTTCGCACGATGTTTTGGAATTCAGATGATGTGGTTGAGAGAATGAACCTAGTAGATGCAATCCAACGCTTAGGAATTGGCCACCTCTTTGATGACGAGATAAGCTGCACACTAAGCGACATACACAAAAGTGAATTTACTAGCTCTAGTCTCCATGAGGTTGCTCTTTGGTTTCGCCTGCTTAGGGAGCATGGCCTATGGGTGTCTTCAG ATGCATTTAACAGGTTCAAGGGTGACGATGGGAGGTTCATCAGTGAATTAGCTAATGAACCAAGGGGTTTATTAAGTCTATACAATGCAGCTTACCTTCTTACTCACGATGAGCCAGAACTCGAAGAAGCCATATCTTTTTCTAGGCACCATCTAAAATCAATGATGCAGGAAAATAGCCTTAAACTACCTTTAGTTGATCAGGTCAAGCGTGCCCTTCACTTTCCACTACCAAGGGCCTACAAAAGAGCAGAGGCATTGTGTTATTTCTTGGAATATGAACAAGAGGAAGCGCATATTCCGATTCTTTTGGATCTCGCAAAATTAGATTTTAACCTCCTTCAGGGGGTCCATTTGAAGGAGCTGAAAGCTATTTCAGA gtGGTGGAAAGATCCTTATGGATATATTGGGCTAAGCTACCTCAGAGATCGTATGGTAGAGAACTACACATGGACGTACATGATGTTCTATGAGGAAGGCTTGTCAGTCACCCGGATAATTTGTGCCAAGATGTTTGCATTAATAACCATAATGGATGACACGTATGATGCCCATGCCACCATTCAAGAATGCCGGAAGCTAAATGAAGCCATACAAAG ATGGGATGAGAGTGCTATTCCTCTGCTACCTCAGTACTTGAAAAAGTTCTACATTAAATTGTTGAATAATTTCAAGGATTTTGAGAATCAGGTGTCGGTTAATGAGAAGGACCGAGTTGTTTATGCTAAAAAAGAG TTCCAAAAGCTATCCCATTATTATCTCCAAGAAGCTGAATGGTTACATCAGAATCACGTGCCAAGCTTTCAAGAGCAGGTGGCTTTGTCTACTAAGACTAGTGGAGTGCAGCCAATATGTGTGTCTACTACGATTGGTCGAGGTGATGCAGTAACAAAAGAAGCATTTGAGTGGGCATCAAGCGGTACTGCAATAATAGCATGCGCAAAAATATTGCGCTTCATCAATGACATTGCTGCGTTTAAG CGTGGCAAGAACAAAGGGGATATCTCTAGCAGTGTGGAATGCTACATGACCAAGAACCAGGTCACAAGTGAGGTCGCTTTCAGCAAGCTCTATTCGCTAATAGAAGATGAATGGAGAACCCTGAACCAGGCCCGTTATGAGCATCACGAGCTTCTCCCCGTGGTGCAACGAGTTGTGAACTTTGCTGTCCCAATAATGTTCTTTTATGATGAGAGGAAGGACGCATACACATTCTCCTCATATCTACATGAGATTGTTAGGAGCCTCTTTGTCAATCCCGTTTCTATGTAA